One Malania oleifera isolate guangnan ecotype guangnan chromosome 10, ASM2987363v1, whole genome shotgun sequence genomic region harbors:
- the LOC131165864 gene encoding non-specific lipid-transfer protein 8-like: MKSSTMRSVPAVVAVAAALAMAATLLLSSEAAISCSDVIKDLRPCVSYLQNGSGKPPPACCTGASTLASAASSSADKKAACSCIKSAAQQISIKPDLAKALPGNCGISLPFTVSPNVDCSKIG, from the exons atgaaatcatcaactatgaGGAGTGTACCTGCAGTGGTGGCTGTGGCCGCAGCACTGGCTATGGCGGCGACGCTGCTTCTGTCGTCAGAGGCGGCGATTTCGTGCAGCGACGTCATAAAGGACCTGAGGCCGTGCGTGAGCTACCTCCAGAATGGGTCGGGGAAGCCGCCACCGGCGTGCTGCACGGGCGCCTCCACACTAGCGTCAGCGGCGTCGAGCTCGGCAGACAAGAAGGCAGCGTGCAGCTGCATCAAATCCGCAGCGCAGCAAATCAGCATAAAGCCCGACTTGGCAAAGGCCCTGCCTGGAAATTGCGGCATCAGCTTGCCTTTCACCGTTTCACCCAACGTGGATTGCTCTAA GATTGGTTGA